In a single window of the Campylobacter fetus subsp. testudinum 03-427 genome:
- a CDS encoding transcriptional regulator, AraC family (Pfam match to PF12833.3 HTH_18), whose translation MILPNDLLHKYKFIGDDELIFLIYGSEITNLKYQAKFEKNAIIFVKNGKKIVYTSKKEYGINSGDILFLPSKSYTLSDIKAKNGYESLILFFSDELLIKLLKKYKVCFQKEIKTDNFICYINKDETLKNIFCSLELYSKNGVFDKNIINLKFEELFLYMLTSKNEIFNSYLSSLVKLNSIDFKAMFLDDIAFKTVFDMANAAKMDISSFSRKFKTLFKISPKEWIDDKRFDLALYLIKNSDKNINQICSECGFSSPAWFIARFKKKFNLTPNELKKSNNLYNLP comes from the coding sequence ATGATACTTCCAAATGATCTACTACATAAATATAAATTTATAGGCGATGATGAGCTGATATTTTTAATATACGGCTCTGAAATAACGAATTTAAAATACCAAGCCAAATTTGAAAAAAATGCAATAATCTTTGTAAAAAATGGTAAAAAAATAGTTTATACAAGCAAAAAAGAGTATGGTATAAACTCTGGAGATATTCTTTTTCTGCCTTCAAAAAGTTATACTCTTAGCGATATAAAAGCAAAAAATGGATATGAGTCACTGATACTATTTTTCAGCGATGAACTACTTATAAAGCTTCTTAAAAAGTACAAAGTTTGCTTCCAAAAAGAGATAAAAACAGATAATTTCATCTGCTACATAAATAAAGACGAAACGCTAAAAAATATATTTTGCTCTTTGGAGTTATATAGTAAAAATGGTGTATTCGATAAAAATATAATAAATTTGAAGTTTGAAGAACTATTTTTATATATGCTAACATCTAAAAATGAGATATTTAACTCCTATCTAAGCAGTCTGGTAAAACTAAATTCTATCGATTTTAAAGCTATGTTTTTAGACGATATCGCTTTTAAAACCGTATTTGATATGGCAAACGCAGCAAAAATGGATATAAGTAGTTTTAGTAGGAAATTTAAAACACTGTTTAAAATCAGCCCAAAAGAGTGGATAGATGATAAAAGATTTGATCTAGCATTATATCTTATAAAAAACTCCGATAAAAATATAAATCAGATCTGTTCAGAGTGCGGATTTAGCTCACCTGCTTGGTTTATAGCTAGATTTAAAAAGAAATTTAACTTAACTCCAAATGAACTTAAAAAGTCAAATAACTTATATAATCTACCATAA
- the ciaB gene encoding invasion antigen B, with protein MNNFAALNELVKKQKNELNNLYKNMDNEIVSKALNLCSLDSSSVNKIAILRRIVDLNEVGIINELKNGGKSEGEIDAIKAKMYDFVSEFYINRHSNLINEVEEKGILEPFYLELIKSVHRVGVSLSKMQKIWQKSIIETTNREFETKFESIAKANEFITKNKLYQTNPDNSRCDRVYGAVIKNGEDYKLAPYAVSFKDEMKSVKDAFETSLVNLEKLSKTKDNESYVIYLTKLKNAFLQTNNDLVIASWQDAERAWMDTKGKIQIGHPLEYYEDAYTHAVALEWDIRLVDDSHIDETKFKNSIKESFDEIYSKTGVKNQNMTNLVHSNIDKTQLYISVPMVYYAAEFNGLFSAQVVPNDEIVSRECGKKIFAFVNFVYESTKAKPFMKLASEIFDKDFLDFGREILYKKPEIWKKVYEISTIGHEFGHILFIDSDTESAMNKSGEFKFIEEYKATTGGLINFFLHEDDTYKMAVFHELIKRSVGLIAWQKVTETRAYYCEGLIHLSLLFRSGVLKFDGKKLQINFTQNGYESFKNEVMQNYINLATHYSNKLDAGEFLAKFAKFEGEIYLPQDRETLEFVKFYYQKYEKMANEIDDSGEWQKWQQA; from the coding sequence TCTTTAGATAGTTCTAGTGTTAATAAAATAGCCATTTTAAGACGGATCGTAGATCTAAATGAAGTTGGGATCATAAATGAACTTAAAAATGGTGGCAAAAGCGAAGGCGAGATAGACGCCATAAAAGCTAAAATGTATGATTTTGTAAGCGAGTTTTATATAAATCGCCACTCAAATTTGATAAACGAAGTAGAAGAAAAAGGCATTTTAGAGCCGTTTTATTTGGAACTCATTAAGTCAGTACATCGCGTCGGCGTATCTCTAAGCAAAATGCAAAAAATATGGCAAAAAAGTATCATAGAGACTACAAATAGAGAATTTGAAACTAAATTTGAGAGTATCGCAAAAGCAAACGAGTTTATCACTAAAAACAAACTTTACCAGACAAATCCGGATAATTCGCGCTGCGATAGAGTTTATGGCGCAGTGATAAAAAATGGTGAGGACTATAAGCTAGCGCCTTACGCAGTCTCTTTTAAAGATGAGATGAAAAGCGTAAAAGACGCTTTTGAAACTAGTCTGGTAAATTTAGAAAAATTAAGCAAAACAAAAGACAATGAAAGCTACGTAATATACTTAACAAAGCTAAAAAATGCATTTTTACAAACAAATAATGACCTTGTGATAGCTAGCTGGCAAGACGCTGAGCGTGCGTGGATGGATACTAAAGGTAAAATTCAGATCGGTCATCCATTAGAGTATTACGAAGACGCTTATACTCACGCAGTAGCGCTCGAATGGGACATCAGACTAGTTGATGATTCGCATATCGATGAGACTAAATTTAAAAATAGCATAAAAGAAAGCTTTGATGAGATCTACTCAAAAACCGGCGTAAAAAACCAAAATATGACAAATTTAGTACATTCAAACATAGATAAAACCCAACTTTATATATCTGTGCCTATGGTGTATTACGCTGCTGAGTTTAACGGTCTTTTTTCGGCGCAAGTCGTGCCAAATGATGAGATAGTTAGCCGTGAGTGCGGCAAAAAGATATTTGCTTTTGTAAATTTTGTATATGAAAGCACAAAGGCTAAGCCTTTTATGAAATTAGCAAGCGAGATTTTTGATAAAGATTTCTTGGATTTTGGTAGAGAAATTTTGTATAAAAAACCTGAAATTTGGAAAAAAGTCTATGAAATTTCAACTATCGGACACGAGTTCGGGCATATTTTATTTATAGATAGCGACACGGAAAGTGCTATGAACAAAAGCGGAGAATTCAAATTTATAGAAGAGTACAAAGCTACGACTGGAGGACTTATAAATTTCTTTTTGCACGAAGATGATACTTATAAAATGGCTGTATTTCACGAGCTTATCAAAAGAAGCGTGGGACTCATAGCGTGGCAAAAAGTCACCGAAACAAGGGCGTATTATTGTGAGGGACTCATACATCTAAGCCTACTTTTTAGATCCGGAGTTTTAAAATTTGATGGTAAAAAACTACAGATAAACTTCACTCAAAACGGTTACGAAAGCTTTAAAAATGAAGTTATGCAAAACTACATAAATCTAGCAACGCATTATTCAAACAAGCTTGATGCAGGAGAGTTTTTGGCTAAATTTGCTAAGTTTGAAGGCGAAATTTACTTACCGCAAGATAGAGAAACGCTGGAATTCGTGAAGTTCTACTACCAAAAATATGAAAAAATGGCAAACGAGATCGATGATAGCGGCGAATGGCAAAAATGGCAGCAGGCATAA
- a CDS encoding putative protein, putative transcriptional regulator (zinc finger domain) (Pfam match to PF13453.2 zf-TFIIB) → MKCPVCTDQNLMMSDRQGVEIDYCPSCRGVWLDRGELDKIIERSGTVEPKQNSQREYFDKQNHKDEYNGHRDSRYSDKYYQDGYKKKKKEGFLSELFDF, encoded by the coding sequence ATGAAGTGTCCAGTCTGTACAGATCAGAATCTTATGATGAGTGATAGACAAGGCGTTGAGATAGACTATTGTCCATCTTGTAGAGGAGTTTGGCTTGATCGCGGTGAGCTTGATAAGATTATAGAAAGAAGCGGCACTGTGGAGCCAAAACAAAATAGCCAAAGAGAGTATTTTGACAAACAAAATCATAAAGATGAATATAATGGCCACAGAGATAGCAGATATAGCGATAAATATTATCAAGATGGATATAAGAAAAAGAAAAAAGAGGGATTTTTATCTGAGTTGTTTGATTTTTGA
- the atpE gene encoding ATP synthase, F0 complex, c subunit (Pfam match to PF00137.17 ATP-synt_C), translating into MKKVLFLVVALASFAFGADGEQIKAFSVVAAGIGLGVAALGGAIGMGHTAAATILGTARNPGLGGKLLTTMFIALAMIEAQVIYALVIALIALYANPFLG; encoded by the coding sequence ATGAAAAAAGTTCTTTTTCTTGTAGTAGCTTTAGCAAGTTTTGCTTTTGGTGCCGATGGCGAACAAATCAAAGCATTTTCAGTTGTAGCAGCTGGCATCGGTCTTGGTGTTGCAGCACTTGGTGGAGCTATCGGTATGGGACATACTGCAGCAGCAACTATCCTTGGAACAGCTAGAAACCCAGGTCTTGGTGGAAAGCTTTTAACTACAATGTTTATCGCTCTTGCGATGATCGAAGCACAAGTTATCTATGCACTTGTTATCGCTCTTATCGCACTTTATGCTAACCCATTTTTAGGTTAA
- a CDS encoding family III metal-dependent polyol dehydrogenase (Pfam match to PF00465.15 Fe-ADH), with the protein MVNFSYYNPTKIEFGKGKENSIGEYLNEYGAKNVLILFGSDRVKKDGLFDKATASLTKFGIKFSELGGIISNPVLSKVYEAINLARKNGVDSVLAIGGGSVLDTAKSVAAGAKYSGDVWDLFLKKAPIKDALMVFDIMTLAATGSEMNSFAVITNEDTKEKISITSSLVNPKVSVINPELMKSISKNYLVYSAADIIAHSIEGYLTATHHPEIISKLVEANISTIIKTTEILLADPENYDARAEFAWAATCALNGTTYVGVGGYSYPNHMIEHSISALYGVPHGAGLSVVMPAWMKWYKDKNKAQFSRFAKVIFGKNSADEGIEALKTWFEKIGTPTKLRDFGLDMSVSDITTAALHHAKAFGIADIYTKDVLEEILNLAY; encoded by the coding sequence ATGGTAAATTTTTCATATTATAACCCGACAAAAATAGAATTCGGAAAAGGTAAAGAAAATAGTATCGGCGAGTATTTGAACGAGTATGGCGCAAAAAATGTTTTGATACTTTTTGGCAGCGATAGAGTCAAAAAAGATGGACTTTTTGATAAAGCAACCGCGAGTTTAACTAAATTTGGTATCAAATTTAGCGAATTAGGCGGTATCATAAGCAATCCAGTTTTAAGTAAAGTCTATGAAGCTATAAATTTAGCTAGAAAAAACGGTGTAGATAGCGTGCTTGCCATAGGTGGCGGCTCTGTGTTAGACACTGCAAAAAGCGTAGCTGCTGGAGCAAAATATAGCGGCGATGTATGGGATCTATTTTTAAAAAAAGCGCCGATAAAAGATGCGCTTATGGTATTTGATATCATGACTTTAGCAGCAACTGGAAGTGAAATGAACTCATTTGCCGTTATAACAAACGAAGATACAAAAGAGAAAATATCCATAACTTCAAGCCTTGTAAATCCAAAAGTTTCAGTCATAAATCCAGAACTTATGAAATCAATCTCTAAAAACTACCTTGTATATTCGGCTGCAGATATCATCGCTCACAGTATCGAAGGGTATTTGACCGCAACTCATCATCCAGAGATCATCAGTAAATTAGTCGAAGCAAACATCTCAACTATCATCAAAACAACAGAAATTTTACTAGCAGATCCGGAAAACTATGACGCTAGAGCCGAGTTTGCATGGGCTGCGACCTGCGCACTAAATGGCACTACTTACGTTGGCGTGGGCGGTTACTCTTATCCAAATCATATGATAGAGCATTCCATCTCAGCGCTTTATGGCGTTCCACACGGCGCTGGACTTTCAGTCGTGATGCCTGCTTGGATGAAATGGTACAAAGATAAAAATAAAGCGCAATTTAGTAGATTTGCAAAAGTTATCTTTGGTAAAAACAGCGCAGATGAAGGTATAGAAGCCTTAAAAACATGGTTTGAAAAGATAGGAACTCCTACAAAACTAAGAGATTTCGGACTTGATATGAGTGTGAGCGATATCACTACTGCGGCGCTTCATCACGCAAAAGCCTTTGGTATAGCTGATATTTATACAAAAGATGTACTTGAAGAGATACTAAATTTAGCCTACTAA
- a CDS encoding transcriptional regulator, AraC family (Pfam matches to PF06719.9 AraC_N, and to PF12833.3 HTH_18) gives MDYRDEILELILKTKTNYGEIQTYIKPLSFYTAIKPTEFSNVMYEPSICVIIQGQKAVGFGNDLYSYDPYKYLLSTTYIPAKIRIEKASKDKPYISVVVKLKSEIIYDVIKEVGDFKIQNKKNIKNGLCFSELDNELLEAITKLVRLTNKPKNDAEFLSNLILKEIIYIILKQNGDLLKQYILEGNPENQISRAIMAIKNNFNENINMKKLSREIGISESLLYQNFKKITSLSPLQFQKKIRLEEAKNLLISTNLEASQIAFKVGYESPSQFSREYARMFGMPPKAHCSFLRDSINL, from the coding sequence ATGGACTACAGAGATGAAATTTTAGAACTAATACTTAAAACAAAAACAAATTATGGTGAAATACAAACATATATAAAACCGCTTAGTTTTTACACGGCTATAAAGCCTACTGAGTTTTCAAATGTTATGTATGAGCCCTCTATCTGCGTGATAATCCAAGGTCAAAAAGCAGTAGGTTTTGGAAACGATCTTTATAGCTACGATCCCTACAAATACTTACTTTCGACCACATATATACCTGCAAAAATTCGCATAGAAAAAGCTTCAAAAGATAAACCCTACATCTCTGTAGTCGTAAAGCTCAAATCTGAAATTATATATGATGTTATAAAAGAAGTCGGGGATTTTAAGATACAAAATAAAAAAAATATCAAAAACGGACTATGTTTTAGCGAACTTGACAACGAACTTTTAGAAGCCATAACGAAGCTTGTTAGACTGACAAATAAACCAAAAAACGACGCCGAATTTCTTTCAAATTTAATTTTAAAGGAGATTATCTATATTATTTTAAAGCAAAATGGAGATTTGCTAAAACAGTATATTTTAGAAGGTAACCCAGAAAACCAAATTTCAAGAGCAATTATGGCTATAAAAAACAACTTTAATGAAAATATAAATATGAAAAAATTATCAAGAGAAATCGGTATCAGCGAGTCACTTTTATATCAAAATTTCAAAAAAATAACTTCATTAAGTCCTTTGCAATTTCAAAAAAAGATACGCTTAGAAGAAGCAAAAAACCTTCTCATATCTACAAATTTAGAAGCATCACAAATCGCTTTTAAAGTCGGCTACGAAAGCCCGTCTCAGTTTAGCAGAGAGTATGCAAGAATGTTTGGAATGCCGCCAAAAGCGCACTGTAGCTTTTTAAGAGATAGTATAAATTTGTAG